The Deinococcus sp. YIM 134068 sequence GTCGCGGGCAATGCCGAGATGCGGGGTCATACCGGAAACTTTGTGTCCAACGTGGCTCCGTCCATGCAGTCCAGAGTCCCGCTCTGGACGGCGGGAGATTTTACCGGCGACATCTCAAGTGGTGAGAACATAGCCCTTCTGGAGTTCAAGGGACCCCGGACCTACACGGTGGACCTGTCGAGTATCAACGTAGGCGAGGAGTTCACGCTCAGCAGTACGGCGTTGGCAGAAGCCACCAACCGCCAGGGCAACAAGAGCCGGGGAGGGAGGGAAGCTCCTTCCGCCGCCGCCGCCTTCCTGCGCGACCCGCTGGGCATCGGGGGCACGGCCCTCACCCTGACCGGGCTGGAGCCGACCAACACTCCGGGGCCGGTGCCACCCGTCGATGTGCTGGTCGAACCCGCCCCCTGCGTCCCCGGTTCCGGTCCGGCGGGTGCTATCGGATTCAGCGCCGCCGAGTACACAATGGATGAGTTCGGCGGGGCCGCGCAGCCCGTCAGGATCACCCGCACGGGCGGGAGCGGCGGCGCGGTGACGGCGACCCTCACCACCAGCAATGGCACGGCCAGCGGCGGCACGGACTACACCCCCGTCAACGCCACCGTCTTCTTCGCTGACGGCGATGCGGAGGAACGGGTCGCCGAGGTTCCCATCCTCCAGAACCTGATTCACGGCGAGCCGGACCGAACCGTGAATCTCACGCTGTCACAGCCCGGCGGGTGCGCGGCCCTGGGGAGCCAGACCACGGCGGTCCTGACCCTGGGGGACGACGATCTGCCCCCGCCGCCGCCCAGCTTCACCATCGGCGGGACGGTCACGGGCCTGGTCGGCACGGGCCTGGTCCTGAACAAAGTCGGCGACCGGGCCGACCTGCCCATAGCGGCCAACGGGCCGTTCACCTTCCCGGAGAGGCAGTTTCCAGGCTTTCCCTACACCGTCCGGGTCAAGACCCAGCCCACCGCTCCGGCGCAGGTGTGCAGCGTCCTGAACGGCGAAGGCCCGGCCCCCGCCGCCGACATCACCAATGTCGAGGTGAACTGCGTGACGCCAGCCCCCACCTCCGGCCTCGACCCCAGCTTCGGCGACGGCGGCAAGGTCAGCACCGCGTTCGGCGGCGACGAGACGGCGATGGCGCTGCAACCGGACGGCAAGATCGTCATGGTTGGCGGCTCCGTGACCGACTTCGTGCTGGCACGCTACAACACGGACGGCAGCCTGGACACGGGCTTCGGCGACGCGGGCACCGTGACCACCGACATCGCCACCGGGGCGGATCAGGCGCGCGGCGTGGCAATCCAGAGCGACGGCAGGATCGTCGTCGCCGGGCAGGCGGTCGTGGGCCGCACCGCGAACAACCTCTTCAACTTCGACTTCGCCCTGGCCCGCTACAACGCCGACGGCAGCCCCGACACGGGCTTCGGGACGGGGGGCAGGGTCACGACCGATTTTGGCGGCCTGACCGACCTGGGGGAGGGCGTGGCGATTCAGGAGGACGGCAGGATCGTCGTCGTGGGCAGCGCGGCCCTCAGCACCCTGAGCGGCAGCGCCGATTTCGCGGTCGCGCGCTACACCAGCGACGGCACGCTCGACACCGGCTTCGGCGGCAACGGGAAGGTCACGACCGATCTCGACGGTGAGGTTGACCTCGCGCGGAACGTGGTGGTGCAGCCGGGCGGCAGCATTCTGGTCTCGGGCTACAGCACGTTGAACAACCGTGACCGGACCGGCCTGGTGCGGTACGACGCGGGCGGGGGCCTCGACCCCGGCTTCGGCAGCGGCGGCAAAACGGCGGTGGCCGAGCACCGCCTCGACGAGGGGCTGGCCCTGCAAGGGGACGGCAGGATCGTGCTGGCGGGAAGTGCGTCCGTCGGCGTGTTCCCCGCCCGCTCCAGCCACTTCGCGGTGATGCGCCTCGCCGCCGACGGTCGCCCGGACAACAGCTTCGGCACCGCCGGTCTGGCGACGACCGCGTTCAGCACCCTGA is a genomic window containing:
- a CDS encoding Calx-beta domain-containing protein, which encodes MKRSWMIRRAMVAAGPLFTLAACGGEGGVSPPASTAIGPAGGTLTSAAGAKVEIPPGALSTTTTIGIEQTSAGSPALPGGFTASGPMFAFTPHGTTFAQPVTMTLPFNSASVPAGSTPELYKTNAQNQWERVAGATFGANSVSGAVTGFSFGQVVVPPLQRNDPLREWTFSDYRGRGMTKTEIFSGSQTGGLFEDIRDFGPMFPFTNELLDHEITSVGGNVIPQDRRANGQVFSTADGVTYGVFAEAPYGNPNDPESPAGSTVVLRQRQSFVKRAADASLSFTLTSAFIDLRDDNGGFNNLPSTVPACNYPPDQISALDACQDLVRGQLIMTVHAYTGGTLTTPGKTFYYVAGNAEMRGHTGNFVSNVAPSMQSRVPLWTAGDFTGDISSGENIALLEFKGPRTYTVDLSSINVGEEFTLSSTALAEATNRQGNKSRGGREAPSAAAAFLRDPLGIGGTALTLTGLEPTNTPGPVPPVDVLVEPAPCVPGSGPAGAIGFSAAEYTMDEFGGAAQPVRITRTGGSGGAVTATLTTSNGTASGGTDYTPVNATVFFADGDAEERVAEVPILQNLIHGEPDRTVNLTLSQPGGCAALGSQTTAVLTLGDDDLPPPPPSFTIGGTVTGLVGTGLVLNKVGDRADLPIAANGPFTFPERQFPGFPYTVRVKTQPTAPAQVCSVLNGEGPAPAADITNVEVNCVTPAPTSGLDPSFGDGGKVSTAFGGDETAMALQPDGKIVMVGGSVTDFVLARYNTDGSLDTGFGDAGTVTTDIATGADQARGVAIQSDGRIVVAGQAVVGRTANNLFNFDFALARYNADGSPDTGFGTGGRVTTDFGGLTDLGEGVAIQEDGRIVVVGSAALSTLSGSADFAVARYTSDGTLDTGFGGNGKVTTDLDGEVDLARNVVVQPGGSILVSGYSTLNNRDRTGLVRYDAGGGLDPGFGSGGKTAVAEHRLDEGLALQGDGRIVLAGSASVGVFPARSSHFAVMRLAADGRPDNSFGTAGLATTAFSTLNDFGRAVALQADGRIVVAGQSSNGSNPDFGVARFSPDGTLDASFGSGGRLTISFFDAFDGAESVAVQPGGQIVLGGFAINGTRIGYGLARVNP